The Faecalibacterium sp. I3-3-89 sequence GCCATCCTGAACATCATCGATGGCACCAACATCGAGCGCAACCTGTACCTGACCACCCAGCTCATCGAGCTGGGCATCCCCGTGGTCATGGCCGTCAACATGATCGACCTCGTCCGCAAGAACGGCGACAAGATCGACCTGAAGAAGCTGAGTGCCGAGCTGGGCTGTCAGGCAGTCGAGATCAGCGCCCTGAAGGGCGAGGGCACCGAGGCCGCTGCAAAGGCTGCTATGGCTGCTGCAAAGGCAGGCAAGGCCGGCGAGCTGCCCCACGTCTTTACCGGCAGCGTCGAGCACGCCATTGCGCACATCGAGGAGTCCATTCAGGGCAAGGTCGATGACCGCTTCCTGCGCTGGTACGCCGTCAAGCTGTTCGAGCGCGACGACAAGGTCATGGATGAGCTGAAGCTGCCCTCCGACCTGACCGCGCACATCGACCAGCACATCAAGGACTGCGAGACTGAGATGGACGATGACGCCGAGAGCATCATCACCAACCAGCGTTACGCCTACATCAACGGTGTCGTCGATAAGGCTGTCAAGAAGAAGGCCCGCGTCGAGCACCTGACCGTTTCCGATAAGGTCGACCAGATCGTCACCAACCGTGTGCTGGCTCTGCCCATCTTCGCAGTCATCATGTACCTGATGTACTCCCTGTCTGTGGGTACTTCCATCGCCGATGGCGGCTGGGCCATCGGCACGTTTGCGACCGACTGGACCAACGACGTCCTGTTCGGTGAGATCGTCCCCAACGCGCTGGGCGGCTTCCTCGAGAGCATCGGCGTGGCGGGCTGGCTGTACGGCCTGATCATGGACGGCATCGTCGCCGGTGTCGGCGCAGTTCTGGGCTTCGTTCCCCAGATGCTGGTCCTGTTCTTCCTGCTGTCCATTCTGGAGGATGTCGGCTATATGTCCCGTGTCGCCTTCATCATGGACCGTATCTTCCGCAAGTTCGGCCTGTCCGGCAAGAGCTTTATCCCCGTGCTGGTCGGCACGGGCTGCGGCGTCCCGGGCGTCATGGCTTCCCGTACCATCGAGAATGAGCGCGACCGCCGCATGACCATCATGACCACCTGCTTCATCCCCTGCGGCGCAAAGATGCCCATCATCGGCCTCATCGCAGGTGCGGTATTCGGCGGTTCTTCTCTGGTGGCTGTCTCCGCTTACTTCATCGGCATGGCTGCCATCATCTGCTCCGGCATCATCCTGAAGAAGACCAAGGCCTTTGCAGGCGACCCTGCTCCCTTTGTCATGGAGCTGCCCGCATACCATATCCCCGCTTGGGGCAATGTCTTCCGCGCTACTTGGGAGCGCGGCTGGTCCTTCATCAAGCGTGCAGGCTCCGTCATTCTGGCTGCTACCGTCGTCCTGTGGTTCCTGCAGGGCTTCGGCTTCGAGAATGGCGCCTTCGGCATGGTGGAGGATCAGGACAACTCCGTGCTGGCGGCTATCGCCACCAAAGTCGCTTGGATCTTCGCTCCTCTGGGCTTCGGCAACTGGAAGGCAACGGTCGCTTCTGTCTCCGGCCTGATCGCAAAGGAGAATGTCGTCGGTACCTTCGGCGTTCTGTATCACTTCGGCGGCGAGGAGCTGTCTGAGAACGGCGATGAGATCTGGAGCCTTGTTGCGGCAGATTACACCGCGCTGAGCGCTTATGCATTCATGATCTTCAACCTGCTGTGCGCTCCCTGCTTCGCTGCTATGGGTGCGATCAAGCGTGAGATGAACAACGGCAAGTGGACGGCATTCGCCATCGGCTATATGTGCGCACTGGCCTACTGCTCTGCTCTGGTCGTGTACCAGCTGGGCGGCCTCATCACCGGTGAAGTCGGCTTCAACTTCTTCACCGTCGTGGCCGTGGTCATCGTCGCTGCCTTCCTGTATCTGATGTTCCGTCCCAACAAGTATGTGAACGACAACGAAGTCAAGATCGACGTTTCCAAGATCAAGTAAAAATTTCTCAAAACGCGCTGAAAGGGGTGCATTTTTATGATGGAGTTTCTGGCTGCGAATTTCAATCTGCCGACGATCATCGTCGGAGCCATCGTGTTTGGCGGTGTGGGCTGGATCACATGGCACTCTCATAAGCACGGCGGCTGCAGTGGATGCAGCGGCGGCTGTGACTGCGGCGGAAGCTGCAGCAGCTGCAAGGGCGGCTGCCACTGAGCCATAATGGAAGAGAAGGGGGCGCGGGTCAGAGCTTTGGCCCGCGCCCCTTTTGAAGATCGAGAGTTAGCGTAACAGAACGAAAAGAGAGTGATACGAGATGGAACTGACGCCGGCACACCTGCGCTACCTGCTGGCCATCTATGAGGTCTCGCAGACCCATCTGGACATCAGCTCCCGCAGCATTGCCGAGAAGCTGGGCGTGACCAAGCCCTCGGTGGTGCGGGTGATGAACCTGCTGATGGAGCGGGGAATGATCGTCAAGGAATATTACGGCAAGATCTACCTCACCGACCGGGGCATCTTTGTGGCCCGGGAGGTCAGAAAACAGCTGGACGAGGTGCTTGCCCACTTCCCGCCGGTGGAAGCAGAGCTGACCGACGAGGAGCGGCTGACCGCTGCCCTCGCCCTGACCGCGGCCCTGCCGGAACGGGTCTTTACCGGACGGTACGACCAGCTGATGGACTTGGCGGAAATGCCCCCGGCTGTGGGCTGACCGCCTGCCAAGACAGCAAAAGAGCCAGACTCGGCCTGAGTCTGGCTCTTTTTGGGTGCAGGATGTCAGACGAGGTAGCCCTCGAAGCAGTGGAGATCCTCGGTCTTTACGATGCCCTCAAGGTAGAGGCCATCTTCGCGGTACTCCTCCAGCTGGACGCTGCCGCGCTCCCGCATGGGGGCGGCGAGGCCCAGCTTGTCGTAGGGCAGCAGGACGCGGATGGTGTGGACGCGGTCGCTGAGGGTCTCGTCCAGCTTTTGCAGCAGTTTGTCGAGTCCGTAGCCGGTCTTGGCACTGGTGAGCAGGATGTCGGGGTCAAAGCTCAGTGCACCGGGCTTGTCGCACTTGTTGTAGACGGTCAGGCGGGGGATGTCGGCGCAGTCGAGGCCGTCCAGCACCTCGTCGGTGACGGCCAGCTGCTCCTCCCGCTGCTCGTCGCCTGCGTCGGCCACCCGGACGATGACGTCCGACCATGCGGCCTCTTCCAGCGTGGACTTGAAGGCCTCCACCAGATTGTGGGGCAGGCGGGAGACGAAGCCGACGGTGTCCACCAGCAGCACCGCCATGCCGCTGGGCAGGACGAGCTTCCGGCTGGTGGGGTCGAGGGTGGCGAAGAGCATGTCTGCCTCGGCGACGCTGGGGCCGCAGAGAGCGTTCATCAGGCTGGATTTGCCGACATTGGTGTAGCCCACGAGGCTGACCACCGGCATCCCGGTCTTGGCGCGGGCCTTCCGGCTCTCGCCCCGGCGCTTTTCCATCTCGGCCAGCTTCTCGGCCAGCGCGTCGATGCGGGCGTGGACGTGGCGGCGGTCCAGCTCCAGCTTGGTCTCACCGGCACCGCGGCGTGCACCGCCGCCGCCGCCACCGCCGCCGCCCTGACGGCTCAGGCTCTCGCCCATGCCCTGTAAGCGGGGCAGGCGGTAGCGCAGCAGGGCCAGCTCGGTCTGAAGCTTGCCCTCGTTGGTCACAGCGCGGCTGCGGAAGATCTCGAGGATGAGCATGGTGCGGTCGATGACCTCGAGGCCTCCCAGCGCAGTGGAGATGTTGCGGATCTGGCTGCCGGTCAGCTCGCCGTCAAAGACGGCGCACACGGCCCCCAGCTCTGCGGCGGCAGCGGCGGCTTCTTCCAGCTTGCCGCTGCCCAGCACGATGCCGGTCTCGGGGGTCTGGCGCTTCTGGGTGACCTCGGCCACGGCCTCCATGTGGTTGGCCTCACACAGCGCGGCCAGCTCGGCGAGGCTGCGCTCGCAGTCCCACAGGCCCTGATCGAGGGCCAGCAAAATTACCTTCGTCGGGGGTGTTTCCACTAAAATATCGTAAAGTTCGCTCAAAATGATTCCTTTCGTTCCAGATAATGCTCTCTTGTCAGTGCATAGCACCTGCAGGGGACGGGGGAGCCGTCGAATTTGTGGTACTCTGCGTCATGGTCGTAAACGAAGCCTGCTTTGGTCATGACCCTGCCGCTGGCGGGATTTTCGGCGGCATGGCAGCAGGCAAGCCAATTACTGTCCGTATTCTTGAACCAGTATACTACTAAAGCGTCCAGCGCCTCGGTGGTATAGCCCTTGTTCCACCAGCCTCTGCCGATGCAGTAGCCCGGCTCCCAGATGCCCTCGGAAATGTCCCGCCCGGGCCACTCGGCCTTCTGCTGCGGCTCACCCGCAAGGCTGTTGTAGATGCTGATGGAGCCGAACACCTGCCCGGAGGCCTTTTCCACGATGGCCCACTGGTAGTAGTCCTCGTTGGGGTAGAGCAGCGCCCATGCGGTCAGCAGCTCCCGCGTCTCGGCCACATCTTTATGCGGCGTCCAGCGCAGCCAGCGGGTGACCTCCGGGTCGCTGGCCCAGTTGGCGTACATCATCGGGGCATCGGACGGCAGAAGGCGGCGCAGAAGCAGCCGCGGCGTTTCGATCTCCTGTGTGCCGGCGTGGCGCATGATACATTCCTCCAAACTGCTATAAATATGCATAGAATAGCACAAAAGCGGCTCCGGTGCAAGCAAAATGGGCCATTGAGAGACAAAAATGCTTGACAAGTGCGCAAACTTCATTAAACTGAAGATGACTGCACAAAAGCTCCGTCCCGGGGGAGCCGGGAAAAATAGAGGGAAAAATGAAGAAAAAAGGAGAACCTTACGATGACGGACATCCGAGAGTATCTTGCCCATAAGCCGCTGCTGTTCGACGGCGGCATGGGTACCTATTATAAAGCCGCGCCGGGCGTAGAATGCGAGCTGGCGAACCTCACCGACCCCGAAGGGGTGAAGCGGGTCCACGCCGAGTATCTGGCGGCGGGCGCACAGGCCATCAAGACCAACACCTTCGGCCTGCCCCGGATGGCAGCGGCCCAGATGCCGGGCTGGGAAGAGCTGGCCGAGGCGGGCTGGAAGCTGGCCTGCGACGCCGCCGCCGAGAAGGACGCCGCCGTCTTTGCGGACCTCGGCCCGGCTCTGGACACGGAGGCCGCCCCGGCCAGCAGTGCCTACGGCCTTGCAGCCCAGCAGTTCGCGGCGCTGGGGGCAAAGAATTTCCTTTTTGAGACGCTCAGCTCGGATGTGGGCGTGGTGGAGGCTGTGAAGGCCCTCCGGGTAGCTGTGCCGGACGCCTTCATCATGGTGTCTTTCGCAGTGCTGCCGGACGGCTACACCCGCGAGGGCCTGCTGTTCCGCGACCTGCTGCACCGGATGGAGGGCAGCGGCGTGGTGGATGCCGTGGGCCTGAACTGCGTTTCGGCTCCGGGCGCGATGAAGAAGCTGGTGCAGGGGCTGGGCGAGACGCGGCTGCCCCTG is a genomic window containing:
- the feoB gene encoding ferrous iron transport protein B — protein: MSIKIALAGNPNCGKTTLFNNLTGSNQYVGNWPGVTVEKKEGKLKGEKDVIIQDLPGIYSLSPYTLEEVVSRTYLVKEKPDAILNIIDGTNIERNLYLTTQLIELGIPVVMAVNMIDLVRKNGDKIDLKKLSAELGCQAVEISALKGEGTEAAAKAAMAAAKAGKAGELPHVFTGSVEHAIAHIEESIQGKVDDRFLRWYAVKLFERDDKVMDELKLPSDLTAHIDQHIKDCETEMDDDAESIITNQRYAYINGVVDKAVKKKARVEHLTVSDKVDQIVTNRVLALPIFAVIMYLMYSLSVGTSIADGGWAIGTFATDWTNDVLFGEIVPNALGGFLESIGVAGWLYGLIMDGIVAGVGAVLGFVPQMLVLFFLLSILEDVGYMSRVAFIMDRIFRKFGLSGKSFIPVLVGTGCGVPGVMASRTIENERDRRMTIMTTCFIPCGAKMPIIGLIAGAVFGGSSLVAVSAYFIGMAAIICSGIILKKTKAFAGDPAPFVMELPAYHIPAWGNVFRATWERGWSFIKRAGSVILAATVVLWFLQGFGFENGAFGMVEDQDNSVLAAIATKVAWIFAPLGFGNWKATVASVSGLIAKENVVGTFGVLYHFGGEELSENGDEIWSLVAADYTALSAYAFMIFNLLCAPCFAAMGAIKREMNNGKWTAFAIGYMCALAYCSALVVYQLGGLITGEVGFNFFTVVAVVIVAAFLYLMFRPNKYVNDNEVKIDVSKIK
- a CDS encoding FeoB-associated Cys-rich membrane protein, which translates into the protein MMEFLAANFNLPTIIVGAIVFGGVGWITWHSHKHGGCSGCSGGCDCGGSCSSCKGGCH
- a CDS encoding metal-dependent transcriptional regulator, with the translated sequence MELTPAHLRYLLAIYEVSQTHLDISSRSIAEKLGVTKPSVVRVMNLLMERGMIVKEYYGKIYLTDRGIFVAREVRKQLDEVLAHFPPVEAELTDEERLTAALALTAALPERVFTGRYDQLMDLAEMPPAVG
- the hflX gene encoding GTPase HflX, translated to MSELYDILVETPPTKVILLALDQGLWDCERSLAELAALCEANHMEAVAEVTQKRQTPETGIVLGSGKLEEAAAAAAELGAVCAVFDGELTGSQIRNISTALGGLEVIDRTMLILEIFRSRAVTNEGKLQTELALLRYRLPRLQGMGESLSRQGGGGGGGGGARRGAGETKLELDRRHVHARIDALAEKLAEMEKRRGESRKARAKTGMPVVSLVGYTNVGKSSLMNALCGPSVAEADMLFATLDPTSRKLVLPSGMAVLLVDTVGFVSRLPHNLVEAFKSTLEEAAWSDVIVRVADAGDEQREEQLAVTDEVLDGLDCADIPRLTVYNKCDKPGALSFDPDILLTSAKTGYGLDKLLQKLDETLSDRVHTIRVLLPYDKLGLAAPMRERGSVQLEEYREDGLYLEGIVKTEDLHCFEGYLV
- a CDS encoding GNAT family N-acetyltransferase, which encodes MRHAGTQEIETPRLLLRRLLPSDAPMMYANWASDPEVTRWLRWTPHKDVAETRELLTAWALLYPNEDYYQWAIVEKASGQVFGSISIYNSLAGEPQQKAEWPGRDISEGIWEPGYCIGRGWWNKGYTTEALDALVVYWFKNTDSNWLACCHAAENPASGRVMTKAGFVYDHDAEYHKFDGSPVPCRCYALTREHYLERKESF